The DNA region ACCCGTCGGGGCGGTCGACCTGGAGGCGTTCGACGCCAACGCCGACGACCTCGTGCGCCGAGCGGCCGGCACCCCGATCCGCGTGGCCAGCAAGTCCGTACGCTGCCGGGCGCTGATCGACCGCGTGCTCGCCCGCGAGGGCTACGAGGGGATCCTGGCCTTCACGCTGTCCGAGGCGCTGTGGCTGGCCGAGACGCACTACGACATCGTGATCGGCTACCCGACCGTCGACCGGGCAGGGCTCGCCGCGCTCGCGAAGGACGAGGAGAAGCTCGCCCGGATCACGCTGATGGTGGACAGCGCCGAGGGGCTGTCGCTGGTCAAGGCCGCGATCGGCACCCCGGCCGCCCCCGTACGCGTGGCCATCGACCTCGACGCCGCGCTGGTCATCGCGCGCCGCATCTGGCTCGGCGCGCGCCGCTCCCCGGTCCGTACGCCCGAGGACGCCGTCGCGCTGGCCCGGATCGTCGCCGAGGACCCGGACTTCCAGCTGGTCGGGCTGATGGCCTACGAGGGCCAGGTCGCCGGCACCGTCGACCGCCCGCTCGGCGGCAACCCGCCCGCGCCGGTGATCCGCCGGATGAAGAAGGCCTCCATCGCCGAGATCACCGAGCGCCGCGGGAGGATCGTCGCGGCCGTACGCTCCCTGACCGACCTCGAGTTCGTCAACGGCGGCGGCACCGGCTCGATCGAGTCCACCCGCGCCGACGCCTCGGTGACCGAGATCGCGGCCGGGTCCGGCCTCTACGGCCCGACCCTCTTCGACCGCTACGACGGGTTCACCCCGCACCCGGCGGCCTACTTCGGGCTGAGCGTCGTGCGCCGTCCGGCCCCCGGCATCGTCACCGTCGCCGGTGGCGGGTGGATCGCCTCCGGACCGCCGGGACTCGACCGCGTCCCCAGCCCCACCTACCCCTTCGGCCTGGAGTACGTCGGCACCGAAGGCGCCGGGGAGGTCCAGACGCCGCTGCGTGGGCACGCCGCCGACGAGCTCGCGATCGGCGACAAGGTCTGGTTCCGCCACGCGAAGGCCGGTGAGGTGTGCGAGCGGCTCGACACCCTCCAGCTGATCGAGGGCGACTCGATCATCACCGTGGCGCCGACCTACCGGGGCGAGGGCCAGACGTTCCTGTGACCGGCCGGGTCACACGCCCAGCAGCTGGAACCAGCTCTCGGTGACCAGCTCGCACATGCGGTCGTGCTCGACACCCCAGAACCCGTCCGTCCAGCGCTGGAACAGATAGTCGAGCTGGCCGACCGCCAGTGCGCCGCGCAGCCGCCTGCTGTCGGCGTCGAACCGGTCGGCCTTGTCCAGACCCGCGCTGACGTCCTCGATCGTCTCGTCCGTCCAGGCATCGACGATGTGAGTGAGATCGGGATCGACGGCCTGGGCGGCCCGGGCGATCGTGACGATCGGCCGCACGTCCGGCCACCGCGCCATGGCCTGCCGGATCCAGGCACCGAGCTGCTCGCGGGTGCCGGCCGCCACCGCATCGGCGAGACCGCCGAGCGAGCTGCCGTGTGGGCAGCGGAGCTGGGTCAGCTCGCCCTCGAGGCGCTCGGCGACCAAGGCCTTGATGACCTCGGACTTCGAGGGGAAGTAGGCATAGAACGTCACCCGGGTGGTGCGTGCCGCCGAGGCGATCTCGTCGATCGTCGTGGCCGCGTAGCCGCTCGCGACGAACCGATCCATCGCTGCATCCAGCAGGAGCTGGCGAGTCATCGCCCTCTGAGCCGCACGGTTGGCCATGGCGTCACGATAGGCGACGCCGATACCTCCCAGGAGATTTCCAAGTTTTCTCGAAACCCCGTGTCCGGCCGACAGGCCGTCGGTAGGTTCGGTCCCGATGGACGATCATGTGACCTGGGCGGACAAGGGCTTCATGGAGCCGGGAGAAGCCGTCGATCTCACCACGTACGCAACCTCCGGCCGCAACCTCTTCGACGGCTCGTTCACCTGGCCGGTGATGGTGCTCAAGAAGAGCGCGCTGGAGCACAACATCGCGACCCTCGCCGGGTTCACGGAGGAGCACGGGCTGCTGCTCGCCCCGCACGGCAAGACCACGATGGCACCCTCGCTCTACCAGCGGCAGCTCGACGCCGGCGCGTGGGCGATCACCGTCGCCTCGCCCAGCCAGGCGCTGGTCGCCCGCCACGCCGGCGTACGCCGCGTCCTGGTCGCCAACGAGATCCTCGACCACAGCGCGCTGAGCTGGGTGGCCTCCGAGCGGGCGGCCGACCCCGAGTTCCTCCACCTGCACTGGGTGGACTCGGTCGAGGGCGTCGAGGCGGCGGCCGAGGCGTCGGCCCTCGTGGGCGTCGAGGACCGGCCGCTCGCGGTGCTGATCGACCTGGGCTTCCCCGGCGGTCGCACCGGCTGCCGCTCCGTCGGGGAGGCCGTCGAGCTCGCCCGGGTGGTGGACTCGACTCCCGGCGTACTCCTGGCAGGGGTGGCCGGCTACGAGGGCGGCCTGGGGACGGCCGAGGCGGTCGGCGACTACTTCGACCGCCTCAAGGAGCTCGCCTCGACCCTGTTCACCGAGGGCCTGGTCCCTGCCGATGCGATCGTCTCCGCAGGTGGGAGCGCCTTCTTCGACGTCCTCGCCGAGCGCTGGTCCGCCGGCTGGCCCGACGGGATGACGCCTCGCAAGGTGCTGCGCAGCGGGACGTACGTCACCCACGACCACGGCCTCTACGCCGACACAACGCCCTACAACCGCATCGAGGGCACCCTGGATCCGGCGATCGAGGTCTGGGCCCAGGTGGTCTCAGCCCCGGAGGAGGGCCTCGTCATCGTCGGCATGGGCCGGCGGGACGTGCCCTACGACAACGGTCTGCCGACCCCGCTCACGGTGCGGCGCAACGGCTTCGGCGGTGCGGAGAAGCTCGAGGGCACCGTCGAGAAGCTGGCCGACCAGCACGCGTTCCTGCGCACCGACGCCGGGCTCCGGCCGGGCGACCTGGTCAGCTTCGGGATCTCGCACCCGTGCACGGCCTTCGACAAGTGGCGGCTGATCCCGGTCGTCGACCTCGACTACACCGTGACCGACCTGGTCCGGACGTACTTCTGAGGGGTCAGGCGAGGCCCGACAGCCGCACCCTGACCTGGTAGAACGCGCCGTGGTCGGTGGCTCGGCGGGCCGACGGACCGGAGTAGACCTGGTAGCGGTCCGGCCGCAGCGACGGGCTGAGGAAGGCCTGGTCGATCGGCGCCCGGCGTCCGGTGGCGCAGTCCTCGTGCTTCGCGAGGGGGCTCACCAGCCCGGTGCCGGGGGAGGTCAGGTCGCACAGGATGTCGTTGCGCTGGTTGAAGTCGCCGGCGACGACCATGGGCACCTCGGTGCTCGCGACCACGTCCTTGACGATCCCGGCGTTGAGGTCGCGCCACTTCTTCTGCCTGGGGGCCGCGGGGATGCTCGCCGGGAAGTGCACGGGCAGCACGCCGACGCGCTGACCCGAGGAGCGCTCCTCGAGCACCACGACGGGCGCAGTGACGCGGGCGCCGTGACGGTAGTACATGGCGACCGTGTCCTTGCTGACCAGCCGGAACACCGAGCGGCGGTAGAAGACCGCGTCGTCGGTGGCGTCGGGCGTGGAGACGAGGGCGTACTCCCGTCCGAAGGACTCGAAGGCCTCCCGCTGCGGCGCCTCCACCTCGGCAAGGACGCCGAAGTCGACGGCCGTACGCCGCAGGTGGCCCACCACGATCCGCATCCGCGGCACACCGTCGAGCCGGCCGGCCGCGGCACCTCCGGGCGCGGTGTGGTGGTCGGCCCAGGCGTTGAGCCAGGCGAAGCGCTGGAAGCCCGGCTGAACCGGTTCCGCCTGGGCGACCTTGACGGTCGGGCCTGCCGTGGCCGTCGTCGGGACGAGGAAGCTCAGGGCGGCGCCGAGGACGCCGCACAACGCGACGGCGGGGACGAGGGCGCGCAGCAGGGCGGCCCGGCTCGGACCCGAGGTGAGCAGCGTGGGGGACACGCCTACCGAAGGTATGGGCGGGCAGTGTGCGCACGGCCAAACGCGTTCGAATACCGCGAAACCCCAGATGAACGACCAGGGAA from Nocardioides luteus includes:
- a CDS encoding amino acid deaminase/aldolase translates to MVTTSHHLSAQQHERLDRATAALDGPVGAVDLEAFDANADDLVRRAAGTPIRVASKSVRCRALIDRVLAREGYEGILAFTLSEALWLAETHYDIVIGYPTVDRAGLAALAKDEEKLARITLMVDSAEGLSLVKAAIGTPAAPVRVAIDLDAALVIARRIWLGARRSPVRTPEDAVALARIVAEDPDFQLVGLMAYEGQVAGTVDRPLGGNPPAPVIRRMKKASIAEITERRGRIVAAVRSLTDLEFVNGGGTGSIESTRADASVTEIAAGSGLYGPTLFDRYDGFTPHPAAYFGLSVVRRPAPGIVTVAGGGWIASGPPGLDRVPSPTYPFGLEYVGTEGAGEVQTPLRGHAADELAIGDKVWFRHAKAGEVCERLDTLQLIEGDSIITVAPTYRGEGQTFL
- a CDS encoding endonuclease/exonuclease/phosphatase family protein → MSPTLLTSGPSRAALLRALVPAVALCGVLGAALSFLVPTTATAGPTVKVAQAEPVQPGFQRFAWLNAWADHHTAPGGAAAGRLDGVPRMRIVVGHLRRTAVDFGVLAEVEAPQREAFESFGREYALVSTPDATDDAVFYRRSVFRLVSKDTVAMYYRHGARVTAPVVVLEERSSGQRVGVLPVHFPASIPAAPRQKKWRDLNAGIVKDVVASTEVPMVVAGDFNQRNDILCDLTSPGTGLVSPLAKHEDCATGRRAPIDQAFLSPSLRPDRYQVYSGPSARRATDHGAFYQVRVRLSGLA
- a CDS encoding TetR/AcrR family transcriptional regulator, producing the protein MANRAAQRAMTRQLLLDAAMDRFVASGYAATTIDEIASAARTTRVTFYAYFPSKSEVIKALVAERLEGELTQLRCPHGSSLGGLADAVAAGTREQLGAWIRQAMARWPDVRPIVTIARAAQAVDPDLTHIVDAWTDETIEDVSAGLDKADRFDADSRRLRGALAVGQLDYLFQRWTDGFWGVEHDRMCELVTESWFQLLGV
- a CDS encoding alanine racemase, yielding MDDHVTWADKGFMEPGEAVDLTTYATSGRNLFDGSFTWPVMVLKKSALEHNIATLAGFTEEHGLLLAPHGKTTMAPSLYQRQLDAGAWAITVASPSQALVARHAGVRRVLVANEILDHSALSWVASERAADPEFLHLHWVDSVEGVEAAAEASALVGVEDRPLAVLIDLGFPGGRTGCRSVGEAVELARVVDSTPGVLLAGVAGYEGGLGTAEAVGDYFDRLKELASTLFTEGLVPADAIVSAGGSAFFDVLAERWSAGWPDGMTPRKVLRSGTYVTHDHGLYADTTPYNRIEGTLDPAIEVWAQVVSAPEEGLVIVGMGRRDVPYDNGLPTPLTVRRNGFGGAEKLEGTVEKLADQHAFLRTDAGLRPGDLVSFGISHPCTAFDKWRLIPVVDLDYTVTDLVRTYF